Within Deltaproteobacteria bacterium, the genomic segment AATTCAGGGGCTTTCAGGGGTTCCGATGGCTGGCGACGAGTTTATTGCCGTGGCTGATGAAAAAATGGCAAAGCAGATTAGTCTGCATCGTGCGCAGAAGCAGCGCGTGCGAGAACTTGCAAAGACCAGCACGTTGACCCTGGAGAAGTATTATGAGCAGATGCAAGACGGTGTTGTCAAAGATCTGAACCTTATTATTCGGGCAGATGTTCAGGGATCTATCGAAGCTTTGTCTGAAGCCTTGCAGAATATCCCATCGAGCGAGGTCAAGGTAAACATCGTGCATTCCGCCACTGGATCCATGGCAGAATCAGACATCATGCTGGCCGCGGTCTCCAACGCCATTGTCGTTGGCTTCAATGTTCGGCCCAACCCTAAAGTGCGGGATCTTGCAAATGAACACAATGTGGACATTCGATTCTACGACGTGATCTACAATGTGATCAATGACATCAAGAAGGCCATTGTGGGTCTGATGGAGCCGACCTACAAAGAACATTTTATCGGACGGGCAGAGGTCAGGGAGGTATTTAGCATCACAAAGGTGGGAAACGTTGCGGGTTGTTACGTAACGGAAGGGAAGATCGAACGCGGCAGGCCGGTCCGGCTGATTCGTGATGGCGTTGTCATATATGACGGCAAGATGAAGTCTTTGCGCCGGTTCAAGGATGACGCCAAGGAAGTCCAAAGCGGATATGAATGTGGAATCGGGATTGAAAACTACAATGATGTGAAAGTCAACGACGTTATTGAGTGTTACCAGGTAGAGGAAGTGGCGCCTGTGCTTGAGTAGGGGGAAAGTGCCTGAAGTGAAGTAAAGTGATCTGAAGCGTCTACGGTTGCGTCTAGCGTTTTCAGGTTGCGCTGCTGGTATCGTGTATCGTTGTTTGGTTGCGGTCCCCAGCCGTCCCACGAAACGAGTGCCGCAACTACAACCACATGTATCTTATAACTTTAGGCATTTTACACACACAATGGTTATCGGAATAGGCACAATCGTCCTCAGGCTCCCTGGCAATACTTCCCTGAAGGGAAAGCGCAAGGTTGTGAAGAGTATCGTGAGCAGGCTTCGAAACACCTTTAACGCCTCAGTAGCCGAGGTGGGAGCCAACAACATTCACCAGCGCGCGGAGATAGGACTGGCTTTTGTGGGCAATGATCGGCGGGTCGTCAATTCAAAGCTGGATAAGGCCCTTAATCTTGTTGAGGCTATGCAGTTGGCCGAAATCATCGACACAGACATGGAGATTCTGAATCTGTGATCCGTGTTAAGCGAGCCGGCAGAGTGGGAAGCCTGATTCAAAAGGAATTATCTTATCTCCTGTCAACAAAAATCAAAGATCCCCGTTTGGATCTGGTGACAATCAGCCGGGTAAGTATGACTGACGACCTTCGTTCGGCTCGCATCTATTTCAGTGTTGCTGAAGGCCAGAGTCGAAACCAGGGTGTCCTGGCGGGCTTTGTGAGCGCTGAAGGTTATCTCAAACACGAATTGGGCAAGCGTTTGAAACTCAAATATGTGCCGGAACTCAAATTCGTCTATGATGAATCATTTGATCGGGCTGCTGCGTTAAACAGGATCTTTAAGACCATACATGATGAAACCGGTTCAGATGTCGACAAATAGTTTGAGGTTTGGGTAACTGTTCACGGTATGCGATCGGATGGAGAAGATCGGATGAACGGAATTGTGGTCGTGGATAAAGCCGCAGGCATGACATCTGCGCAAGTGGTGGCCAAGGTAAAGAGAATCCTGAGGGCAAAGAAGGTGGGTCATTGCGGTACTCTCGATCCATTTGCCACTGGCGTGTTGGTCTGCTGTATCAATCAGGCCACCCGGCTTGCCCAGTTTTTTTCACATGGGAAAAAGGGCTATGAAGCAGTTATGCGTCTTGGAATTCGAACCGACACCCAAGATCTGACCGGACGCATTGTTTCGAGAGAACCGACTCTGGCCGTAGCTGACCATGAGATAGGCCCGGTTTTTCGGCGCTTTTTGAACGTCAGAGAGCAGGCTCCCCCCGCCTTTTCGGCCCTTAAACACCATGGCGTGCCCCTCTACAAACTGGCGCGCAGGGGGACGTTTGTACAAAAACCCTCAAGACGAATTTCGATCTATGATCTAGCAGTGCTTGACGTCGACCTTCCCTATGTCCGCTTCAGGGTAAGTTGCAGTCAGGGAACCTATATTAGAACATTGTGTGCTGATATGGGAGATGCCCTGGGATGCGGCGCCCATTTAGTCCAGTTGCGTCGAACTGAAAGTAGCGGCTTTACGTTGGAAGAGACCATATCTTTACAAGGCATGGAGAGACTCGCGGCAACGGGCGAAGTCTCAAACTGCGTCATACCCATGAGCAACGCTCTAAAGGGAATTCCGGAGATCCAGGCCAGTCAGGGGCTGGCACGGAGGATACGACATGGCGAGCCGGTGACGGAGGAAAAGCTCGGACCAGTTGACGCCACAGGCGCTCTGTGGGTCAAGGTCACCGATGCCGATAGAAACCTGATTGCAGTGCTGGGGTCAAGGGAGAGAAAGGGCGTTTTGCCGTACGTGTGTGTATTTCCTGATCCGGATAAACCGGAAGCAGAACATAGAGAATTACCACGTAATGTTCTCAAGGCGAACGCCGCAAAACACGAAACAACGAAGACACGAAAAGGTATTTTTGCACAAATTCCGTGCCTTGAGCTTTTCGTGCTTTCGTGGTTGTTTCTGTAGATTCTTTGCCACTACAACGATGTTTGGAAATTCATACTGAAGAAACGCGAACAACGAGAAGAGGAGGTTTTCAAAGTGGTTTTCGCAGTGAAAGAAAAGAAGGATTTAATTGACCGGTTCAAACTGCATGAGGCGGACACGGGGTCTCCTGAGGTCCAAATTGCCCTGCTGACCCACCGTATCAGCTATCTGAACGAGCATTTTAAGGTCCACAAGAAAGATCACCATTCCAGACGAGGGTTGTTAAAACTGGTGGGCCAGCGAAGAAGGCTGTTGAACTATCTTAAGGCCAAGGACATTAATCGCTACCGCACCCTTATCCAGGTTCTGGGGCTCAGAAAATAGTCCCGTGAATCGTGTGAGTATGCACGTTTCAAGCCCTTAGGCTTGTGTCCGCCTGCGGTGGGTCACGCCTTGGAAGGCACAGCATGCCATATCGTAAATCAGACGACAATTTTAGAACAACAAATATTGAGGAGAACATAAATGGAAATATCTTTTGAAGGAGAGGTGGGTGGCAAGACACTCGCAGTAGAGACAGGAAAGATCGCCAGGCAGGCCGACGGGGCTGTTTTGGTGCGCTACGGTGAAACTCTTGTGTTAGTGACGGTTGTCGCTTCCAATGAGATCAGGCAAGGAATCGATTTTGTGCCACTGACCGTCGAATATCAGGAAAGAGGATACGCTGCCGGCAAGATTCCGGGTAACTATTTTCGCAGGGAGATTGGGAGGCCGGGCGAGAAGGCGACACTGACGTCTCGGATCATAGATCGGCCTATCAGACCTTTGTTTCCGAAGAACTACAGAAATGAGACACAGCTCATTGCGGCGGTGCTCTCGGCTGACAATGAAAACGATCCCGATGTTCTGGCCGTTATAGGCGCCTCGGCCGCCTTGGAGATATCAGACATTCCCTTTGCGGGGCCAATCGCATGTGTGCGTGTGGGCCGCATAGATGGGCATTTCAAGGCCAATCCCACACGGCTGGAACTGGAAGAAAGCGACATTGATCTGATTGTGGCAGGGAGCAGGGATGCCGTGGTGATGGTGGAGGGTGGCGGCTACTTCGTAAAAGAGGAGGACATGCTGGAGGCAATCTTTTTTGGCCATCAATCCTTGCAGCCGATTATAGATTTGCAAGTCAAACTCAAAGACGCCGTTGGTTTGCCAAAGCGGCCTGTCTCTGAAGACGAAGTGGATCAATACCTGGTTGACCAGATTGAAGCTATGGCGGCCGAGCGCATAAGAGAGTCTGTCAATATCCCGAAAAAGCTCGAACGCCAAAAGGCGGTGGAAGCGATAAGAGCTGATGTCCTTGAAACTCTTGGAGAAGACTATGCAAATCGCCGTGGCGAGGTCTATGACATTTTTTATGCCGTTGAGCGCCGCGTCATACGCAACATGGCTACCTCTGAGGGACGTCGGGTTGACGGCCGCGGATTTGATGAAATCCGTCCCATTCACTGCGAGGTTGGCATACTACCCCGCACGCATGGTTCAGCCCTTTTCACGCGGGGTGAAACACAGGCCCTTGGCGTTGTGACCCTTGGTTCGACGGGCGATGAACAGCGAGTTGAAACCCTGGATGGCGATGTGTTCAAACCCTTTATGCTTCATTACAACTTTCCGCCATTCTGCGTGGGAGAAGTAAAACGACTGGCAGGGCCTAGCCGTCGGGACATCGGGCACGGGGGGCTTTCAACGCGGGCTGTTGAGAAGGTTATGCCAGACAAAGAGAAATTTGACTACACCACCCGTATAGTGTCGGAGATTCTGGAATCGAACGGTTCTTCTTCTATGGCCACCGTGTGTGCGAGTAGCCTTGCTCTTATGGATGCGGGTGTTCCTATCAGCTCGCCAGTGGCCGGGATTGCCATGGGCCTTGTAAAAGAGGGGGATACGGTTCTCATACTCTCGGATATCCTGGGTGACGAGGACCACGTGGGAGACATGGACTTCAAAGTGGCCGGCACACGGGAAGGTATTACTTCAGTTCAGATGGATATCAAGATGCAGGGCCTGACTGAGCCGGTGCTGCAACAGGCACTTGAGCAAGCACGCAAAGGCCGCCTGTTTATCCTGGACAAGATGGATGAGGCTATGAAAGAACCAAGGGCGGAAATATCCCCCTACGCCCCCAAGATCCTCACCATGCAGATCAATCCGGACAAGATCCGAGATATTATCGGACCGGGTGGAAAAGTAATCAAGGCTATCCAGGCGGAGACTAATACACGCGTTGAAGTCGAAGAGAGCGGTCTTGTTAAAATCGTGGCCGGTAACGAGGAAGAAGGAGACAAGGCTTTGAAGATGATAGAAGCCATTGTTCAGGAAGCCAAGGTTGGAGCCGTCTACGAGGGGACTGTCCGCAAGATAATGGATTTCGGGGCCTTTGTGGAGATTTTTCCTGGAACGGACGGATTGGTGCATATTTCCCAACTCGATTCAAAGCGCGTCGCCAAGGTAACCGATGTTTTGAAACAGGGGGATAAGGTCCGGGTGAAGGTTCTGGAAGTAGACCGTGATGGCAAGATCCGGCTGAGCCGAAAGGCTGCCTTGGAGGAGCAAAAGGGTGCAAGATAATTTCAACAAGACCGCCCTGGACAACGGGATCAGAATCGTCAGCAAGAGGGTACCTCATGCTCGTTCGGTGGCCATGGGCGTTTGGGTGAATGTGGGCGCCCGAGACGAGAGGCCGGAGGAGAGCGGCCTTTCTCACTTTATCGAACATATGATCTTCAAGGGCACTGAAAAGCGAACGGCAGTTCAAATCGCCAAGGAGTTTGACGCCATCGGCGGCCAATCCAACGCCTTTACCAGCAAAGAGAATACGTGCTATCACGCAAAGGTCATGGATGCCTATTTGAATACGATGGTGGACCTCTTGACTGACATTTTTCTCAACTCCGTATTTGATGCTCAGGAGGTTGAAAGAGAGCGCCAGGTTGTTCTTCAGGAAATCCGGATGCTGGAGGACTCGCCTGATGAATACGTCCATGTGCTTTTGGCCCAGTCCGTGTGGGGGAACCACCCCTTGGGCCGGCCCATTCTGGGAAGCCCTAAAACTGTGGCCAGGTTTAATTCTGCAACCGCCAAGGAATATTTTAGCCGACTCTACCAGCCGGAGCGTATAGTGATTGCCGCAGCCGGAAACTTGGAGCATGACTCCTTTGCGGAATTGGTTGCTCAATCGTTTGAAGTAGTTGGGAAGGCAGATGGTTTTCCGGAGCGTATTGTGCCGGACATGAATCGAGTCATTAGTGTCCATCCCAAGGATTTGGAACAGGTCCATGTCTGTATCGGCGCCAAGGGGGTCCACGCCACGGATCCAAGGCGCTATGCTTGCGCTGTCTTGAATACGATTCTGGGAGGAAACATGAGTTCACGGCTATTTCAGGAGATTCGAGAACGTCGTGGTCTGGCCTATGCCGTGTATTCCTTTCTTTCGCTGTACTCTGACACAGGAACGTGGGGCGCCTATGTGGGAGTCGACAACTCAAATACGGAGCAAGTTGTAGAAGTCATTGCCAGAGAGATGAAGCGAGCCAAAGACGAACCTGTCGATAGTTCCGAACTTACAAATGCAAAGCAATACTTGAAAGGCGGTCTATATCTTGGCGCGGAAAGCACTGATAATCAGATGACTCGTATTGCCCAAAATGAGATCACTTTTGGCCGTTTCGTGCCTTTGAAAGAGGTGGAAGACAAAGTCGAAGAGGTTACTGCGGAACAGATACTGGAAGTTGCCCGGGAGATTTTTCAAAATGACCGTGTCTCTTTGACTCTTCTCGGACCGGTTGATAGAGACGCGTCCTACGAGGAGGCGCTCAGTCTGTAGTTGATGTCAGCCGGTAATTGACCAATGACTAATAATCCTGTCATTCGAGTCCGCCGTCTCCGCCCGGAAGACGATTCCGATATTTCCCTGCCTGGCTATATGACCCCGAAGTGTTCCGGGATGGATCTTTGTGCAGCCATTAAGACCGAACAGGTCCTAGATGTGGGCGCCATTAAAGCGATTCCGACCGGCATCGCGATGGCTATTCCGGAGGGATTTGAAGGGCAGGTTCGCCCCCGAAGCGGGTTGGCATTCAAGCACGGGATCAGTATCATAAACAGCCCCGGCACCATAGACGCTGACTACAGAGGTGAAATAATGGTCGCCCTTATCAATCTGGGAGGAGAGCCTTATACCGTGCGCCGGGGCGATAGAATAGCCCAGCTTGTTATTCAAAAGGTGTATCAAGCATCATTAGAAGTTGTGGGGGCCCTTGACGAAACCGAGCGTAACGAAGGCGGGTTTGGGCATACTGGGCATTAGTGACTAATGACCAAGATCTGTGTGCTGGCCAGCGGGAGCAAGGGAAACGCTATTTTTGTTTCCAATGATAAAACCGCCATTCTAATTGATGCCGGCCTGTCAGGGACCGAGATAGATCGACGCCTGCGCTCGCGCAACATCAGCCCGGACGCACTTGATGCCGTAGTGGTCTCCCATGAACACGGAGATCACATTCACGGTGTGGGCGTCATGTCGCGCCGATTTCACCTTCCGGTTTACATCAATGAGCCAACGCTTGCGGTATCAAGAACCCGGCTTGGCGCCCTTCATGAGGTTAGACATTTCCAACGCGGCGCTTCCTTTTGCATTGGCAGCCTCAGTATTCATCCCTTTTCCGTCTCACACGATGCTGCAGATCCCGTGGGTTTTACGATTCGAGATGGTGGCGCCAAAATAGGCATTGCCACCGATCTCGGTGTGGCAACGAAGTTGGTATGCCATCATCTTGAGGGGTGCAGCCTAATGATCCTCGAAGCGAATCACGATCTCAAGATGCTGGAAGAAGGCCCTTATCCGTGGCATGTCAAACAGCGGATTTCAAGCCGCTTGGGTCACCTTTCAAATGAGGCCTCGCGTGATCTTCTGGGCGCTGTTGCAGGCAGCAAACTCAAAC encodes:
- the truB gene encoding tRNA pseudouridine(55) synthase TruB, with product MNGIVVVDKAAGMTSAQVVAKVKRILRAKKVGHCGTLDPFATGVLVCCINQATRLAQFFSHGKKGYEAVMRLGIRTDTQDLTGRIVSREPTLAVADHEIGPVFRRFLNVREQAPPAFSALKHHGVPLYKLARRGTFVQKPSRRISIYDLAVLDVDLPYVRFRVSCSQGTYIRTLCADMGDALGCGAHLVQLRRTESSGFTLEETISLQGMERLAATGEVSNCVIPMSNALKGIPEIQASQGLARRIRHGEPVTEEKLGPVDATGALWVKVTDADRNLIAVLGSRERKGVLPYVCVFPDPDKPEAEHRELPRNVLKANAAKHETTKTRKGIFAQIPCLELFVLSWLFL
- a CDS encoding insulinase family protein is translated as MQDNFNKTALDNGIRIVSKRVPHARSVAMGVWVNVGARDERPEESGLSHFIEHMIFKGTEKRTAVQIAKEFDAIGGQSNAFTSKENTCYHAKVMDAYLNTMVDLLTDIFLNSVFDAQEVERERQVVLQEIRMLEDSPDEYVHVLLAQSVWGNHPLGRPILGSPKTVARFNSATAKEYFSRLYQPERIVIAAAGNLEHDSFAELVAQSFEVVGKADGFPERIVPDMNRVISVHPKDLEQVHVCIGAKGVHATDPRRYACAVLNTILGGNMSSRLFQEIRERRGLAYAVYSFLSLYSDTGTWGAYVGVDNSNTEQVVEVIAREMKRAKDEPVDSSELTNAKQYLKGGLYLGAESTDNQMTRIAQNEITFGRFVPLKEVEDKVEEVTAEQILEVAREIFQNDRVSLTLLGPVDRDASYEEALSL
- the rbfA gene encoding 30S ribosome-binding factor RbfA, coding for MIRVKRAGRVGSLIQKELSYLLSTKIKDPRLDLVTISRVSMTDDLRSARIYFSVAEGQSRNQGVLAGFVSAEGYLKHELGKRLKLKYVPELKFVYDESFDRAAALNRIFKTIHDETGSDVDK
- a CDS encoding MBL fold metallo-hydrolase, whose protein sequence is MTKICVLASGSKGNAIFVSNDKTAILIDAGLSGTEIDRRLRSRNISPDALDAVVVSHEHGDHIHGVGVMSRRFHLPVYINEPTLAVSRTRLGALHEVRHFQRGASFCIGSLSIHPFSVSHDAADPVGFTIRDGGAKIGIATDLGVATKLVCHHLEGCSLMILEANHDLKMLEEGPYPWHVKQRISSRLGHLSNEASRDLLGAVAGSKLKHVIVSHMSETNNEPGKALSVVGEAVSHQAARLSLAPQHEAGDMIILDHTWG
- the rpsO gene encoding 30S ribosomal protein S15 — encoded protein: MVFAVKEKKDLIDRFKLHEADTGSPEVQIALLTHRISYLNEHFKVHKKDHHSRRGLLKLVGQRRRLLNYLKAKDINRYRTLIQVLGLRK
- the dut gene encoding dUTP diphosphatase, producing MTNNPVIRVRRLRPEDDSDISLPGYMTPKCSGMDLCAAIKTEQVLDVGAIKAIPTGIAMAIPEGFEGQVRPRSGLAFKHGISIINSPGTIDADYRGEIMVALINLGGEPYTVRRGDRIAQLVIQKVYQASLEVVGALDETERNEGGFGHTGH
- a CDS encoding DUF503 domain-containing protein, which codes for MVIGIGTIVLRLPGNTSLKGKRKVVKSIVSRLRNTFNASVAEVGANNIHQRAEIGLAFVGNDRRVVNSKLDKALNLVEAMQLAEIIDTDMEILNL
- the pnp gene encoding polyribonucleotide nucleotidyltransferase codes for the protein MEISFEGEVGGKTLAVETGKIARQADGAVLVRYGETLVLVTVVASNEIRQGIDFVPLTVEYQERGYAAGKIPGNYFRREIGRPGEKATLTSRIIDRPIRPLFPKNYRNETQLIAAVLSADNENDPDVLAVIGASAALEISDIPFAGPIACVRVGRIDGHFKANPTRLELEESDIDLIVAGSRDAVVMVEGGGYFVKEEDMLEAIFFGHQSLQPIIDLQVKLKDAVGLPKRPVSEDEVDQYLVDQIEAMAAERIRESVNIPKKLERQKAVEAIRADVLETLGEDYANRRGEVYDIFYAVERRVIRNMATSEGRRVDGRGFDEIRPIHCEVGILPRTHGSALFTRGETQALGVVTLGSTGDEQRVETLDGDVFKPFMLHYNFPPFCVGEVKRLAGPSRRDIGHGGLSTRAVEKVMPDKEKFDYTTRIVSEILESNGSSSMATVCASSLALMDAGVPISSPVAGIAMGLVKEGDTVLILSDILGDEDHVGDMDFKVAGTREGITSVQMDIKMQGLTEPVLQQALEQARKGRLFILDKMDEAMKEPRAEISPYAPKILTMQINPDKIRDIIGPGGKVIKAIQAETNTRVEVEESGLVKIVAGNEEEGDKALKMIEAIVQEAKVGAVYEGTVRKIMDFGAFVEIFPGTDGLVHISQLDSKRVAKVTDVLKQGDKVRVKVLEVDRDGKIRLSRKAALEEQKGAR